DNA sequence from the Anguilla anguilla isolate fAngAng1 chromosome 4, fAngAng1.pri, whole genome shotgun sequence genome:
AGTGGGAGACGGATTAAGGCGTCTGAAAGGTGGGGGGCTGAAGACCGCGACTATAAAACACCAGTGGCGTCGCACGAGAACATGCGAACCATCAAGCGCTGCAGATAAGTGTGCGCACCACCAAGACAGCTACAATGAAGAGAAACATCGCGGTGACTCGGACCGTCAGCGCTGGAAGCTGCAGCGTTGCCAGCCTCTCCAGAACCTTCAGCACTCCAGAGGACGCGCAACCGTACACCGCGCGGAGGCACAGCAGCGCCGGGGTCAGAGCGCTGAAGTGGGCGACCGCAAGCGCGCGCTCCTTCGGTAGCTCGCTCGTGCTGGAAAACCGATCGAGCAAAGACAACCTCTTCAACATTGTAGTGACGCCCGACAGCATCCCGCAGTTCACCATTCCCAGCCTGGCGCTGCAGGACGGTTTGAGATTCTgcgggaaagacagagagaaacagagtgaaAGGGGAGTCAGAGAAGAGGTTCAGTTCAGCTGGGGTGGTAGCACAGAAAACCAGACAGAGTCTCTTCCCCACTGGCCGACGTCAACTTCACTTTCCTCGTCCCCCGCCTCCTCGTCTTCAGGTTTCGGTTCCTCCCCGCGGCTGGAGCGAAGAGCCCATCGGAGTGTCTCGGATCCCACCAGCAACAACAGGCTTCCGCACGACCGACGCGGGAACTGCGCCTTGCTGGAGGGGCAGGACTTCCCCGACCCGGTCACCAGGGCAGCGTTCTCCCTGCCGCACCTCCCCAAGGTCACCACGCCGTACGGCTTCCTGACCCTGAGCCGGAGCCCGCAGATGGCCGACGAGGAGGCCCTGCTCTTCCAGGCTGGGCACCGGCGCTGTCTCAGGGACGAGGAGGGCGCGTCCCGCGGACGCACGCCGGACCTGAACGAGAATTCGACTTCTCGGACGGGTCgaacccgcccgcccgccggcacgtcctgccccgcccagctcGTCCGACGGCGCTCTTCTCCGGACCGCAGGATCTTGGAGACCGGAAGAGCCAAACAGAACGTCCAGGGTTCTGCCAGGCGCCCTAAATCCAGATTTTGGGCTGTTCTGCAGAAACACTTTACCAACTTGAAGGAGAAGTCCCAGTGACTGAACATTTACACCTCTCATAAAAATGCAAGCACGATATGATGTACTTTTTCCACTgcaaacacagagaccagcaataattcagttttggttttttttcaacTGCATTTGTGGAAATACTGCACAACCTTacatttaaagttttattttaaatggctgtgtgttttcttttattttcatcagagaaaaaaaaaatggtttttatGGCTTTCGTATATTCATTTGGTATTTAAGGAATgtacatgcatatttttatcatttgtgtAATGTGATGTGCTTGTGAATTATTGAACATCACAATAAATCTTTAAATTTGTATGatacaaactttcttgtgtcaaATGCCATTTTGTGTTCTTTACATTATGTACTTCAGGCATTTGGAAGACCctcctatccagagcaacttagcACAGCTTGCACTCTTTTCACATACAGTCCTGtttatagagctggatatttacttaCTTATATTTAAGttactgaagcgatgcaggttaagtatcgtACTCGAGGGTACAACAGCACCTGGGAGTAAAAACTACAATCATGGAGTTGCAAGTGTAGTTTCTTAACTGTTACGTTCCAGCGCCACCCCTATGCTGTCACCCCAGGTGATGGAAATACCCTAGCCTGGCTATATTATGTTTAACATCACTGTCAGTGAGTGTAGGTCCAGTTGgtgagtaataataatgatcttctttttgttcatttacattttatagcaAATGGCTTCTAGTTAAGGTCAGGCATCAGTCGCATTGCAAAAGACTGTAAGGTACTCTCTGGTAAGCCTTGCACGCTAGCTCTACTATCTGAAAACAGACACGTGCCTGGGGAATAAGGGGTTTCTGTGGAGTCTATTTTCTCATTCGGCTGGATACTTAACAGTAAATACTTGAAGTACCCCTCAACTGGGTGCGACTGGTTTCACTGCAGTCCTTCTGAGCCTGTCATAAGTGGCTTGAAAGTGACGATCAATAATGAAATGCCAGTAcacatgtccagtgttaattctactctaccagtgttaattcaactctaacagtgttaattcaactatagcagtgttaattaaactcttaacTGATAACACTTGGTCCCACTTTGGAATGTGGAACCAAATATTATCTATTGAGagatgaattaacactgggcatttttcTGTGTACGTATAGACTACTGCCTTAACGAGTGCTGGAACCTGTACAGTTTATTGGAGGTTTTGGTTGCAAAAAGAACATTGTAgtacagggggaaaaaacacagtaaaatatccagtgttaattcaacacttaacAGAGTACACATGAGTCCAATAGGGGCCGTATGTACTCTGTAGAAGTTGATTTAACGcggaacattttactgtggataTTTGACCAATTAAGACAGTGCTTTGTGAGGACATCATAAAAAGGCGGTTTCTGTCACGCGTTTGCATGTATTGAACATCGTTGGCAACACGCAGAGTTTGGCTGTACTTAATGATGCCTCTTCCTGTTCAGCTCCATCAGCTCAttcccagctgtgtgtctcgTCGGCGTCAAGAGGCTGGTTGTGCATGATCTGAGCATGCCCTAATGAGGCGTAAAAggaccgaccccccccccccccccccccccccccggatccCTCTGTACGCACGTCTGCTCTCTACAGAAGGAACAAGAGGGCCTCTAAACTGATGAACCTCCATTCTGTGCCCCCTTTTCAACGGTTCGCAATCGCTCGCTGTCAAATTTACcaaaacttcacaaaaaaatgagatGTGACAAAAAAATGCGTGTGATGACAAGAAAGCTTTTTCATGAATGCACTCTgactctgcaattcttaaaataaacacaaatatccACCCTTCTATTTTGAGGAATAAAGCAAAGCGTTCCCtctttctatttaaaaatggcagtgtTCTCTTACTGCCCCTCTAAATTCCTTCCATGGCACCATATCTATTGCTGTGGCGGTGGTGTAGTATCACGGGTAAGGAACTTGTAAaccaaaggttgcaggttcaccTGTATAAATAGATACTATGTAATAATGCTAAAGAACAAAGTtctgtatgtcactctggataagagcatcttctAAATGGTAGCAATGTAGAAATGTAATGCTGTTTTGGAGAGAGTATCTCTGTTCTTCCTTCTTTAAAGATCACAACTTCTTAAATAGTTATTATAAATGAGgaatcaaataaatacacattagGACATAGAGCCTATTTTATTAAGTTGGAATGTTCAGAGCATTCTAATCAGACATATGTGATCTTAGGCGTTGAAGGGGCAACGCTAGAGTAGATCAcactttttgttaaaaaaaaataataacatttttttaaaagtcatttcgCATGTCAATGAAGGGCCTATGTACAAACTACCATGCACTATGGCTGCTTCCGGTTATGTCGTGACGCACTAGCACTGTTCTCTTGCTGTCGCGGTGATGACTGACGGGCAGCGACGCTCCTTCTCAGAGAAGAAGAACATTGCCTCGCTGAATGGGGACCgttttgtgtagttttgtgaaTGGATGAGATTTCATGCAAATGCACGGAAGAAAAAGGTCAGAGGCTCCCCGGTCCGTGGAAAAATCTTTTCGCCTCTGTTTCCTGTAAAAGTACTGAACATTGGAGTCGACGTTTCTCAGGACAGGAAAGCTATCAGTTGAAGGCGATTAAATTTTAAACATTGCTGTCGGCATCAGTCAAACTAAACTGCGTTATGAAAAGCAAGACTggtgggggtgaggtgaggggcggggaggCATCAGACAATGTGGCCGTTATCAAAGCCCGTCTGATTCACacacacgtctctctctctcgcgcgcgcgcgcgcgctctcTCAGGCCCACTTGAAATCTATATATGCCACATGCAGAGGTTCTAAGGAGCACAAG
Encoded proteins:
- the LOC118226100 gene encoding C2 calcium-dependent domain-containing protein 4C-like, translating into MKRNIAVTRTVSAGSCSVASLSRTFSTPEDAQPYTARRHSSAGVRALKWATASARSFGSSLVLENRSSKDNLFNIVVTPDSIPQFTIPSLALQDGLRFSSPASSSSGFGSSPRLERRAHRSVSDPTSNNRLPHDRRGNCALLEGQDFPDPVTRAAFSLPHLPKVTTPYGFLTLSRSPQMADEEALLFQAGHRRCLRDEEGASRGRTPDLNENSTSRTGRTRPPAGTSCPAQLVRRRSSPDRRILETGRAKQNVQGSARRPKSRFWAVLQKHFTNLKEKSQ